In one window of Rhodopseudomonas palustris HaA2 DNA:
- a CDS encoding D-alanyl-D-alanine carboxypeptidase family protein: MVLFTDLPTIRSRRRLPRWRALLVGLLVMTIGSNQALAANQSVQGAKKEDVAGGYDTDAPSAILIDGESGSVLFEKNADELRAPSSMLKLMTVELVFHLLAKGEIKPTDEYKISEYAWRRGGAPAGNSTMFAEIHSKVAVEDLLKGAIIQSGNDSCIALAEGIAGSEPAFVERMTKRAREIGLTQSTFANSNGLPDPGNKMSVRELGRLARHIIQTYPNDYKLFSEKEFTWNKIRQTNRNPLLNTFNGADGLKTGYTKDGGYGMVGSAVQNGMRLIVVVNGIDDIDDRASEVKKLLEWGFRNFESRALFASDATIGYARVFGGEKRYVPLIPAEPVRVMVRKNGSDRLIARIVYTGPVAAPVDAGRRIGVVRVWRGPNLAVEVPLQAAETNPVGSTMRRAMDGASELVIGVFRAGMAKL; encoded by the coding sequence ATGGTTCTGTTCACCGACTTGCCGACCATCCGATCGCGCCGCCGCCTGCCGCGCTGGCGCGCGCTGTTGGTCGGCCTGCTGGTCATGACGATCGGATCGAACCAGGCGTTGGCTGCGAACCAGAGCGTGCAGGGCGCCAAGAAGGAAGACGTCGCCGGCGGCTACGACACCGATGCGCCGAGCGCCATCCTGATCGACGGTGAAAGCGGCAGCGTGCTGTTCGAGAAGAACGCCGACGAATTGCGCGCGCCGTCGAGCATGCTGAAGCTGATGACCGTGGAGCTGGTGTTTCACCTGCTGGCCAAGGGTGAGATCAAGCCGACCGACGAGTACAAGATCAGCGAATACGCATGGCGCCGCGGCGGCGCGCCGGCCGGCAACTCGACGATGTTCGCCGAAATTCACAGCAAGGTCGCGGTGGAGGACCTGCTCAAGGGCGCGATCATCCAGAGCGGCAACGATTCCTGCATCGCGCTGGCCGAAGGCATCGCCGGCAGCGAGCCGGCATTCGTCGAGCGGATGACCAAGCGGGCGCGTGAGATCGGGCTGACGCAATCGACCTTCGCGAATTCCAACGGTCTGCCCGATCCCGGCAACAAGATGAGCGTGCGCGAACTCGGCCGGCTCGCGCGCCACATCATCCAGACCTATCCGAACGACTACAAGCTGTTCAGTGAGAAGGAATTCACCTGGAACAAGATCCGGCAGACCAACCGCAACCCGCTGCTGAATACGTTCAACGGCGCCGACGGGTTGAAGACCGGCTACACCAAGGACGGCGGCTACGGCATGGTCGGCTCTGCGGTGCAGAACGGGATGCGGCTGATCGTGGTGGTCAACGGGATCGACGACATCGACGATCGAGCCAGCGAGGTCAAGAAGCTGCTGGAATGGGGCTTCCGCAACTTCGAATCGCGCGCGCTGTTCGCTTCGGACGCGACGATCGGCTATGCGCGGGTGTTCGGCGGTGAGAAGCGTTACGTCCCGTTGATCCCGGCCGAGCCGGTGCGGGTGATGGTGCGCAAGAACGGCAGCGACCGGCTGATCGCGCGGATCGTGTATACCGGCCCGGTCGCAGCGCCGGTCGACGCCGGCCGCCGCATCGGCGTGGTGCGGGTGTGGCGCGGCCCCAACCTTGCGGTCGAAGTGCCGCTGCAGGCGGCCGAGACCAATCCGGTCGGCTCGACCATGCGCCGCGCCATGGACGGCGCCAGCGAGTTGGTGATCGGGGTGTTTCGCGCCGGCATGGCAAAGCTCTGA